From Marivirga harenae, one genomic window encodes:
- a CDS encoding Fur family transcriptional regulator encodes MIVKDQEMKIRELEKNLQEKNIRPTAMRLLVLEALLDQEIAISLTDLEKEVEKSDRVTLFRTLKTFQENGLVHSIDDGTGAPKYALCEDGCKCELERDLHVHFHCKECNETICLPKYKIPEISLPQKFISEEANLVVKGICGKCAS; translated from the coding sequence ATGATTGTTAAAGATCAAGAAATGAAAATAAGGGAACTTGAAAAGAATTTACAAGAAAAGAATATTAGACCAACGGCTATGCGTCTGTTGGTATTAGAAGCCTTGCTAGATCAAGAAATTGCCATTAGTTTGACTGATTTGGAAAAGGAGGTTGAAAAATCTGATAGAGTGACCTTATTTCGCACGCTTAAAACATTTCAGGAAAATGGGCTAGTCCATAGCATTGATGACGGTACAGGTGCGCCCAAATATGCATTATGTGAAGATGGTTGCAAATGTGAATTAGAGCGAGACTTGCATGTCCATTTTCATTGCAAGGAATGTAATGAGACCATTTGCCTACCTAAATATAAAATCCCAGAGATTAGTTTACCACAAAAATTCATATCAGAAGAGGCGAATTTGGTAGTAAAGGGTATTTGCGGGAAATGCGCTAGTTGA